One Amaranthus tricolor cultivar Red isolate AtriRed21 chromosome 1, ASM2621246v1, whole genome shotgun sequence DNA window includes the following coding sequences:
- the LOC130821376 gene encoding uncharacterized WD repeat-containing protein C2A9.03-like, whose protein sequence is MSQQQVDEFDYMADEHDVADLIDEVEGDFYAREDENLGMDEYDLQLTEITDTSAASARRGKDIQGIPWDIMNVTREKYRLTRLEQYKNYENVPTSGDSIDKEWKSKDKGGNYYDFFYNSRLVKPTILHFQLRNLVWATSKHNVYLMSNYQVMHWSSMTRTLSEVVNFAGHVSPTEKHKGSLLEGFTQTQISTLAVKDKLMVAGGFQGELVCKRLDKPGVSFCARTTYDDNAITNAVEIFNSVSGCYHFMVSNNDSGIREFDMERFQLLKNFCFPWPVNHTSISPDRKLIAVVGDHVDGLLVDSQSGKVVSSVEGHRDFSFATAWHPNGRVFATGNQDKTCRVWDVRKLSESVAVLKGNLGATRSIRFSSDGKFMVAAEPADFVHVYSTQDNYEKRQEIDFFGEVSGVSLSPDDECLYIGIWDRTYASLLQYNRKHSYQYLDSFI, encoded by the exons ATGTCCCAGCAGCAAGTTGACGAATTTGATTATATGGCGGATGAACATGATGTGGCTGATTTGATTGATGAAGTAGAAGGAGATTTCTATGCTAGAGAGGATGAGAATTTAGGAATGGATGAGTATGATTTG CAACTTACCGAGATTACTGATACATCAGCAGCCAGTGCTCGACGAGGCAAAGATATTCAGGGTATTCCGTGGGATATAATGAACGTAACAAGAGAGAAATACCGGTTAACTAGACTGGAACAGTACAAGAATTATGAGAATGTCCCTACTTCAGGGGATTCCATAGACAAG GAATGGAAGTCAAAGGATAAAGGTGGAAATTATTACGACTTCTTCTACAATTCGAGGCTTGTGAAACCGACAATATTACATTTTCAG CTACGAAATCTTGTTTGGGCTACTTCAAAACATAATGTTTATCTCATGTCCAATTATCAAGTGATGCATTGGTCATCAATGACTAGAACTTTGTCCGAGGTTGTAAACTTTGCCGGCCATGTCTCCCCAACCGAG AAACACAAAGGAAGCTTGTTGGAAGGTTTTACCCAAACTCAAATCAGTACATTAGCAGTCAAAGACAAACTCATGGTTGCCGGAGGATTCCAAGGAGAATTAGTATGCAAA CGTCTTGATAAACCTGGAGTCAGCTTCTGTGCTCGGACTACATACGATGACAATGCTATCACCAACGCTGTTGAAATATTTAACAGTGTGAG TGGCTGTTATCATTTTATGGTGTCAAATAATGACTCTGGGATACGGGAATTCGATATGGAGAGATTTCAGCTTTTAAAGAATTTCTGTTTTCCTTGGCCTGTAAAT CACACATCAATTAGCCCAGATCGAAAGCTCATTGCTGTTGTGGGTGATCATGTTGACGGTTTGCTTGTAGATTCACAAAGCGGAAAG GTGGTCTCCTCGGTGGAAGGACATCGTGATTTTTCCTTTGCAACCGCATGGCATCCAAACGGACGTGTTTTTGCTACTGGCAATCAAGACAAAACATGCCGAGTTTGGGATGTGAGGAAGCTTTCAGAATCAGTAGCGGTTTTAAAAGGAAACTTGGGCGCAACTCGATCTATCCGGTTTTCATCGGATGGAAAGTTCATGGTTGCCGCCGAACCAGCCGATTTCGTCCATGTGTATAGTACGCAAGACAATTACGAGAAACGACAAGAAATTGATTTCTTCGGAGAAGTTTCTGGAGTATCATTGAGCCCTGACGACGAGTGTTTATACATTGGAATATGGGACAGGACTTACGCGAGCCTTTTACAATACAACAGGAAGCACTCGTACCAATACCTGGATTCATTCATCTGA